The genome window TTCTTTTTCTTCAAGCTGGGCTTGTTTTTTATCTAATTTTTTTATTTCATTTCGATAAATAAACGCTGTTACAATTGTACTAACTATTACAGCAACCATTGATTTCCAGCCAAAATTAGTAAACATGAAAGCTGCATCCCATTTCCAGGTACTAGCAACGATTAGAACTGGCGGTGCTGCAAAATGAGTTAAAGTACCGCCGATAGATATATTTACAAACAATAACCCAAGCATAGAATATTTAAATTTTAAATTATTCGATTTTGAAAAAAAGTGCTCATATAACAGCATGGCACAAACCGTCATTGCAACAGGTTCTGTGATAAAGGAACCAGATAATGAACCAAATATTAAAATACAACAAAAAAAGGCAATTTTTTGATTTATAAAAAATATTTTTCCAAAAAAGATAGATATGTAAGTTATGCCTCTGTCCGCTAAATTCATCACAGGTTTTGTTGCTGACATACACATAATTGTAAAAACAAAAACTGTTTCTTTAAAATCTAGTTGGTTTAAAAAACTGATTGTTGAGGACATTCCTAAGACAATGGAAAGAAATGCAATAAAGATAAAAGCCCAAAAACCAAAGACGACTTCTACTTCTCCTAAAAAATGGAGCAATTTTTCAGGCATAGAACCTTTTTTAAACTTATGTGATAACGCATTAATTTTACTTGTACAAAAAGTATGAATAACCGCCGATGCAAAAATGAGAGAGGCTGTATATGTTATCGTTTTATTTTGTAATAAGTCGTTCATAAATACTAAATTATCTGAACAATTTGTAGCCATTAGAAAACTTTCCTTGCTTCTTAACAAGAGCTTTGCAATATTCTAGCTTTCATTGTGTTATTGGTATGAAAGGCCTAAAAATGAAATACTCTTTAATATTTTTTGACGCTGATGATACTCTTTTTGACTTTAACAAGTCTCAGAAAATTGCTTTTAAAGAGGCAATTACTCATTTTAATATAAATTATCATCAAGATCTTTTATATTTTGAGTATCAAAAATTAAACAAAGAATTATGGACTTTATTGGAAAAAGGCGACATCAATGCCAATGACTTGAAAATTCTACGGTTTCAAAAATTATTTGAAACACATCAAATTCAACAAGATCCAAAAATCTTTGCAAATTTTTATATCGAAAAAATTTCCAAAAGTACACATACCATTCCTTATGCTGAACAGTTATGCCATATCATTCATGCAAATAATATCGAAATAGGAATTATCACGAATGGTTTTACAGATACCCAAAAACCTCGTCTGCAGGCCTCGAGTTTAAGCAAATATTTTAAATCGGTTACTATCTCTGAAGAAGTAGGGGCAAGAAAACCACAAGCTGAAATATTTAATTTAGCTTTAGCCAAGCATTCGCATATTCCAAAAGAAAAAGTTTTAATGGTTGGAGACAATTTAGAAGCTGATATACATGGCGCAAAAAACGCTGGACTTGACACTTGTTGGCTGCATAGAACCGGTCTTAAAACTAAACAGAATGCTAATACAAATTATATTATCACTGAGCTAAAGCAATTGCTAAAAATTTTGGAAATAAACCTTAATCATTCCAATTTTTAATTTGCTCAGTTAAATTAATTTTCTTTTCAAGCAATAAATATTTAATTAATTTATTCAACTTATCTCTATCTGCTATATCTAAACTTTTAGAAAATCCAAAATAAATCGTTGAGTATTCCCCTGGTATTTCAACTAGCTTTATTTTATCACTAATTTTATTTTTCCTTGCTAAATAAATAAAAACATGGGAACTATATCCATGAATTAAATCTACTCTTTTCCCCAAAAGTTTTAATATTAATAAATATATGGATTCAGTTGAAGCCGAAGTTTCAAACTTTAATTTATCTTTATTTTCTAACAAAAAGTTACTAATTGCAGCATCTTGTTTTATTCCAATTGTAAAATTTTCAAGTTGTTTTACAGATGTTATTTTATTTAATTTAAAATCACTCCTTGCAATTAAATAAGGCTTATCTTTCATAAAAGGAATATCACTATTAATAACATACTCATTTTCTAATTGCTTAGCAGACATGGCCATCATTTGAATATGACCTAGTTTTATTTCATGGCTCATTCTTGTATGATTATACTTTTCAAACACAAATTGATAGTCACTTATACTTTCGATAGTTCGAATAAAATCATACAGAGGACCAACTAATTGCTGCTGATCATTTTCATATATAAAAGTCGGGGCAACAAAATAACCAACTTTTATTATTTTTTTATCTTTTGCAGAAGCATTAAAAATTATTAATATTGATATTGCTAATAAAAAACTCATCAATTTTCTAAAAAACATTGTCATTCCTCAGTAATATAGAAATGAAAGTTAGTCATTCCAATTTTTAATTTGTTCAGTTAAATTAATTTTCTTTTCAAGCAATAAATATTTAATTAATTTATTCAACTTATCTCTATCTGCTATATCTAATTTTTTAGAAAATCCAAAATAAATTGTTGAGTATTCTCCTGGTATTTCAATTAGCTTTATTTTATCACTAATTTTATTTTTTCTTGCTAAATAACCAAAAATATGTGAGCTATATCCATGAATTAAATCAACTCTTTTTCCTAAAAGTTTTAACAGTAATAAATATACAGATTCAGTTGAAGCCGATGTTTCAAATTTTAATTTATCTTTATTTTTTAGCAAAAAATCGCTAATTGCTCCATCTTGTTTTATACCAATTGTTAAATTTTCAAGTTGTTTCACAGATGTTATTTTATTTAAGCTAAAATCACTTCTAGCAACTAAATAAGGTTTATCCTTCATAAATGGAATTTCACTATTAATAATATATTCATTTTCTAATTGTTTAGCTGACATGGCCATCATTTGAATATGCCCTAATTCTATTTCATGATACATTCTAGAATTCGTATATTTTTCAAACATAAATTGAAAATCACTAATACTTTCAATATTACGAAAAAATGCATAAAGAGGTCCAACTAATTGCTGATGATCATTTTCATAGATAAAAGTCGGGGCAACAAAATAACCAACTTTTATTATTTTTTTATCTTTTGCAGTTGCATAGGCATTTATTAAAAAGAAAATTGTCAGAAAAAAATTTATTAAATATTTAAAAGACATTGTTAATCCTCAAAAATAAAATGCATTATATTTGTTTTTCCCAACTCTTTTAATTTTAATTAAATTTTAAAATAAAAAAAGACCTATCAAAATATTGATAAGTCTTTTTTTACGAGAATCTAAAATTTTATGGAATAAATTTCTTGAAAACTAATGAAACATTCGTTCCACCAAATCCAAATGAATTAGACAAAACAGCATTTAATTGACGTTGGTCATATTTATTTGGGGTGTAGTTTAAATCGCAACGTTCGTCAGGATTTTCATAGTTTATAGTTGGAGGTATCATTCCTGTTTTTAACGCCATCACTGAAAAAACAGCTTCAATTCCACCAGCTGCACCTAAAAGATGCCCAGTCATACTTTTTGTTGAACTAACACTTAGTTTGTATGCATGCTCTTTAAATACTGTTTTAATAGCTTGCGTTTCACATAAATCATTTAATTCAGTAGAAGTTCCATGTGCATTTATATAATCAATGTCTTCTGGTTTTAACCCTGAAGTTTGCAAAGCCTGCTGCATAGCTCTAGCTCCACCTTCTCCTTCAGGAGCTGGGGAAGTAAAATGAAAAGCATCGCCAGATGCCCCAAAACCAGCAAATTCACAAATTATATTAGCACCCCTAGCCTTAGCGGATTCGTAGTCTTCAAGAATTAAAATTCCTGAACCTTCTCCCATTACAAAACCACTTCTTTCTTTATCAAAAGGCCTTGAAGCTTTTGCAGGCTCTTCTGAATGATCACTACACAAAGCTTTCATTTGCCCAAAACCAGCATAAGCTATTAGACTTAGAGCAGACTCAGCTCCTCCACAGATCATAGCTTTTGCTCTTCCGGTTTGAATATACATCAAAGCATCTGCAATTGAATGCGCACCGCTAGAGCAAGCCGTTGCCATACAAACATTAGGGCCTTTCGCACCTGTTTCAGAAGAGACTACTCCTGCTGCCATATTCCCTATAAAACCTGGAATAGTGAAAGGAGATACTCTTTTAATACCTTTTGTTCTTGCTATAAAAGATTGATCCTCTAAATATCCTAAAGCACCTATACCAACCCCTATAGAGACACCGATGTGATTTTGATTTTCAGGTGTAATTTCAAACTTAGCATTTTCGAGAGCCATTTTTGCTGCTGCAACTGCTAATTGAACAAATCTTTGATTTCTTTTAACTTCCTTTTCATTCATATACTTAGTTGGTTCAAAATTTTTAACCTGCCCAGCAATAGTCACACAGTTTTCTGGGGGTTCGAACATTGTCAATTTCCCAATTCCACTTTTGCCAGCTATAATATTATCCCAACATTCCTCTAAATTATTTCCAACAGGACAGACTATACCAAGGCCTGTAACAACAACTCGTTTCATTTAGTTCATCCTCTCCTCGTAAACAAAATTCAACAAAAAGTATTTAACCTGTAACAGAATCTATGTCTACATATGCTAAATTAAAAGGCATTGAAAATACTTTCGTATTGGCTATAAAAAAATAGCACAAATCTTCCCGTAAGTAATACACGTTTGTTATAGATAGCAACTATAAGTTTAGAAATTTATCTTTTTCTTTAATTCTCAAACTAGCCCAAAAAAAAGTTTCATGCTACCTATGCAATTTCACCGAGCAGTTAAAAAAGCTCTGCGTTGCTCAATTATTATGAGCCGATACCTTTGCTCATTTCATTATGTAAGGAGTGCGAAGTTGAATGTTCTAAGAAATACAATACTTAGCAAAAAAGCAATACTTTGGGATTTCGACGGATGCCTTTGTGATTCTGAAAAAGTACACTATTTAGCTTATGCTAAAGCATTTCAATTATGTAATCATCAACTTAGCGAATACGACTACTTTGAAACTTTCACTCATACAGGCGGAGGAGTTGCAAAAGAAATTGAATTGTATAGCTTAACTTGCGATCCGGAAGCCATACGAAAAGAAAAAGCAAAAATATATTGGGAACTTATTTTATCCAAAAAAGCGCAGTTTTATAGTGAAATTCCAAAAATCTTAAATATAACAGCCCAAAATAATGTAATTAATGCTATTGCTAGCAATAGTCCCGCAAAAGAAATTGAGCTTATCATATCTCAATATACCGCTACCCACTTACCTATTGATAAAATAATAGGTTTGGAAGCAGGCATGAAGAAAAAACCAGCTCCAGATCTATATTTAAAAGCTTTAAAAGATTTAAATTTATCACCGAGTGAAGTTATTGTATTTGAAGATTCAGAGAGGGGTTTAATTGCTGCAAAAGAAGCTGGCTGTGAAGCAATCTGGATAAAAACAGACTTAAATGAACGTTTTACTACAGATGCTCCTTATATTTCACGCATGACTCACCCTGAACTCTTAGAAATATTATCTCATTAATATGTGGATGGATAATTGGGTATTAAATTTACCAGCTACTTTATGGCCGAAAATTACTTTTCAGGATGGGCTTGAGCATCCTTTTTTGTTTCGTTTTTTTGAAACTAAAGCAAATATTGTTGTTCTTTCTAGTTCTAATAAAGCAAATATTGAAGTCATAACTCAAAACTGTGCGAAACATAACGTCCCTATTCTGCGACGCAAAGGTGGGGGTGGAACAGTTGTCTTAGGGGAAGGCTGTTTAATTTTAACTTTTGCTTTTTATGCCAAAGATGTATTTAATAATCATAACTACTTTAAAATGATTAATCAGCTCTGGATAAATGCTTTAAAAGATATAGGCTGTCCTGAATTATCCCAAAATGGAATAAGTGATATTTGTTACTTAGACAAAAAAATTGCCGGCACCAGCATATTCAGAAAAAAACATTTACTTGTTTACCAAGGTAGTTTACTAGTTCAACCAAACATGCACTTAATTTCTGAACTCCTTGCTCACCCTTCAAAAGAACCCGAGTATCGTCTTGGTAGAAGTCATGAAGAGTTTTTAACAACTCTAAATTTATTAGGTTGTAATTTTTCTACCGAAACTTTAGCTGTTCATTGTCAAGAATATTTTAACAAAAATATCAGTAAATATTTTCAAAACGAAGTTTTGATAAAATAATAAAATATTTTTAATTTCTGTATTTTTAAATAAAAAAATTTAATCCTAATTTACTTTTTATTACATAAAATTAATTAAATATCTAATTTGAATCTGTAATTTGCATCGGATACTATACTCAAAATTAAAAATTTACATTGAGGTATTGTATGGAAAACTTAGATTTTACAAATTACAGAAGTACTTTGGAAAAAAAATATGCAGAATTAAAAAAAAATAAAGATTTTATAACAGGATATCCTGGAAACCAAAATTTTGATTATTCAATATTAAGTAAATTTTTTGAATTTGCTTTAAATAATATTGGAGATCCTTTACTGCAATCTAATTTTACATTAAATACTCATGAATTTGAAAGAGATGTTATAACTTTTATTTCTAATTTATACAAAAAAGAAAATGATGTGTGGGGTTACATTACAAATGGAGGAACAGAAGGAAATTTAACTGGAATTCATATTGGTCGCTCGCATTATCCCGAAGGAATAATTTATTTTAGTGCGCATAGCCATTATAGTGTTGCAAAAGCAATAGAGTTAACAAGAAGCAAATCAAGTTGCATTTCTGTTCTCCCGAATGGTGAAATAAGTTATCTTGAATTAAAAGAAAAAATAATAGAAAATATAAATCAACCAGTCATTATTTTAGCAAATATAGGCACAACTATGACTGGTGCTATTGATGACATTCAAACAATAAAAGAAATTTTAAGTGACCTAAATATTAGCAATTATTATATCCATTGTGATGCTGCTTTTCATGGATTAATTTTACCATTTTGCAATTTACCAACACCTTTAAATTTAAATGATTTTCACAGTATTTCGGTAAGCGGGCATAAATTAATAGGATCTCCAATACCTTGTGGAGTATTTTTAACACACCAAAATGTTGTAGATAAAATTAAACATTATATTGAGTATATTAAAAGTGGTGACTGCACTATTTCAGGTTCAAGAAATGGAATTACTCCTTTAATTCTTTGGTGTGCAATTCATCAAAAAACCTATGATGAATTTAAAAATATAGCGCAAGAATGTATAGTTAAGGCTGAATATGCCCGAGATAAAATGTTACTTAATGGAATACAAGCTTGGACAAATCAATATTCACCAATAGTATTGTTTAAAAAGCCATCTAATGAAATGATAAAAAAATGGAGTATAGCTCCATATGAAAATATTTCGCACATCATCACAACACCTAATTTACCTTATGAAACAATTGATAAACTAATCGACGATCTTGTTTTAGATAAAGCAAAATCAGTTGACTAGTTTAAGTTAAATATATAAATATTAAAACACTCTAATTTGAATTATAATTTAGAGTGTTTTATTTTTATTTGGAGAAATAATGAAAAATATAAAGCATTATCTATTTTCTTCTTCATTCTTTTTTTTGTTACCTTTTAGTTCCTATGCGAATTGCAAATTACCTGACTCCCTTGCTAATAAAAGTATTATTTCAAAAGTTTCACAGCTTTTTACAAAAGAAAACCCACTAGCTGGTGAATTAATGAAACTTAGCTTTAATAAAGACGGAACTTATATAAACAACTATCTTACCAGCGAAAAAAATATTCTGGGAAATATACGTATAAAAAAGTAACAGAATCTGTAGCTTTTTATTCTGCAGAAGAAGAATTTGAGAACAAAATTACAAAGTATGAAGTTTGGTTACATTGTACTAATAATGTTTCAGGAAAATATGTTTATCGACAAGAAGATGGAGCAATATCTCCACAAGTACGCTCTAATGTCGGAGAGTATTTTTTTGATAGATAAATAAACTTCCTTTAATTATAATTTAATGAAACTAAAAACCTATTTTTATCTTCCAAGTCCCCTAAAGAAAAATACTGTTCTTTAGGTAAATTCCAAATTGAGTGATTATTTGGATAAATTTGAATTTTTTGCTCAAAAACTTTTTCTGGTTGTCCATGAGCTAATTCCATCGCAAATATATACTCTGCAGAATATAACAAATTATATTTACCAGTATAATTTGTTATATTCTTTCCTATTTTAAGCCCCATATCTTCACTAACTAAAGCTAATTTTGGTTCATAGTTTTTTACAGATATATCTAAATTTTCCCATTCGTCAAAAGTTACATATGGAGGATTACTTACAATAACTTCAGCTGCCCCATATTCATTTTTTAATTTTATAAAACTTTCTTCTAAATTTAAATCAAGTTGAAGAAAGATAGTATTTTGCACATTATTTTTTTCAGCATTGATTTTTGCTACATTTAAAGCATCTGCAGAAATATCTACTCCAATGACTTTTGCATTTGGATATTTTTTAGCTAAAGCAATAGCTAAGCAACCTGATCCTGTGCAAAAATCAAAAATAACTGTCGGAGAAATATTTTTTAATTTTAAATATTGCAAAACAATATCAAGCAAAGTTTCTGTTTCAGGGCGAGGAATTAACACCCTTTCATCAACAAATAGCTCTAATTCATGCCAGTATTTTTTCTGTAATAAATATGCAACGGGCTCTCCTTGTAACCTTTTCGTTACAAGATCTCGATAATTTTTTCGTTCAACTTCATTTAAAGGTTTATCTATCTGAATATAAAGCTGTACTTTAGGTAAATTTAAAACATGACTAAGTAACAATTGTGCATCTAAAAGTGGCGTTTCTATTCCGCTATTTGCAAACCGTTTTGTCGTCCAATTCAAAATTTCTCGAATCGTCCAAACAGTTTCTTTTTTATTTTGCTCAACGTTTTGCTTCATTAAATTATTTACCTTCAGCTTGTAACTTTAACGCTTCAGCTTGATAATACTGTCTCAACATCGAAAGCATATCTTGAATATCACCTTCCATAAAAGCATCTATAGAATGGATAGTATAATTTATTCTGTGATCTGTTACACGCGATTGAGGAAAATTATAGGTACGAATTCGTTCACTCCTATCTCCCCTTCCGACTTGTGATTTTCTTTCTTCAGAAAAAGCTTTTTCTTTCTCTATTTCAGCAGCTTCGAACAGTTTTGCCTGAAGAATTTTCATTGCTTTGGCACGGTTTTTTATCTGTGAACGTTCGTCTTGGCACGCAACAACAATTCCGCTTGGTATATGAGTAATACGCACTGCAGAATCAGTTCTGTTGACATGCTGACCACCGGCACCGCCTGCGCGATAAGTATCTATCCGTAAATCATTTTCATTAATGGATATTTCCACATCGTCAGCTTCAGGTAGCACAGCTACCGTAATTGTAGATGTATGCACTCGTCCTTGCGCCTCTGTTTGTGGGACTCGCTGAACCCTGTGCACGCCACTTTCGTATTTAAGTACACTGTATACGCCTTCCCCTTCTATTAAAGCGATGACTTCTTTAGTGCCACCTAATTCATTTTCATTCAGGGACATGACTTCCATTTTCCATTTTCTTCGTTCAGCATAGCGTGCGTAGGCTCTAAATAATTGCCCAGCAAAAAGACTTGCTTCATCGCCTCCCGCTCCAGCTCGAATTTCTAAGAAAATATTTTTTCCATCATTAGGATCTTTAGGTAACAAATGAATAGAGAGTTCTTTTTCTAATTCACTATAGCGTACTTTCAAAGTCTTTAGCTCTTCAAATGCCATATCACGCATTTCGCCAGTACTTTCAGCTATAAGTTCTTCAGTAGAGACGGTTTCCTCTTCTATTTTTTTAAATTCACGATACATTCGAACAGTTTCTTCAAGATCAGCACGCTCTTTACTTAATTTTCGAAACTCTGAATTATTAGAAATAACTTCAGGCCGAGCAAGAAGACTTTCTAACTCTAAAAATCTGCGTTCAATTTTAGCTAGCTGTTGTATCATAAGATTTTTCCAATTTTAAAAGGCAAATTATAGATTAAGATTCAAATTCAGTGAAAGGTTCAAATAACCTTTTTAACATGCAAAAAAGGGAGCATCCAGACGGATATGCCCCCTACTTTTGTTTTTAATTTTAAACAGTTACTTGTTTGTTTGATTTGCTTTAGCAGCAGCGTATTTACGGTTAAAACGTTCAATACGACCTGCAGTATCAAGAACCTTGTGGTTCCCTGTCCAAAATGGGTGGCATACACTACAAGTTTCTACTTTTAGTACATTTTTTGTACCACGAGTTTCAAATGTGTTACCGCAAGCGCAGTGTACTTCGCATGGGCCAAATTTAGGATGTATGTTTTCTCTCATAAAAACCTCAGAATTATTAATAGCTTACGCTTATTTCGTCTTGCGTCAAATACCTCTTGCCGCGAATGACGGCAACTGAAGATGGCAACTAGTAGCAAATGACAGGGTTTGAGTCAACGCCTAATTGCATAGTTTGGAAGAAATCTTTTCTAGACTATTGACATAACTCGTTTTTTTGTTACTTTACTAAGGCAGTCTGCATGTCGTTGATATTTTTAAACTCATCCTAAATTCTTTGGATTAAATCATTCACATAGAAATGTAAAAGGGTGTTCTCATGAATTCGCATTACCAAAACAGAGTATTGGGTTACTTCTCATCAATTGCTATCGCAAACGATTTCGATGTCGAGATTTTCGTCGGAAAGCCTCAAGGATTAGAAATTAGAAGCAAGGAGGGCCTATTCGCTAAAGTTCTCACGGAAGTGAACTCCTTTGGTAAACTGTATATAAGAATGGAGGAGGGCTTTATCCCAAACCATCGTCCACATATTATTATCCACACACATGTACTTAACTCCTTATATATACGCAACACTGTCAGCGCAAGCGTGTTAGATATTAAAGGGCAGCATTTTAGCTTTGAAGGAACTGATACCAGTCAATCCAATTTAATAGGGCATGTAGAAAATTTCAAAATAAACATGTTTGGCTCTGCCAAATTAAATGCCATAGAATTAGAAGCTAAAAATATTTCAGTTTCTTGTAATCATACTTCGCAAATTCGTTTATTTGCACATAATACAATTGCAGGATCTGCTTATGGTAGATCCTATCTCCACTATAAGGGCAATCCTGAATTAGCAATTTTTAATGCTGGGCAGTCTTTTATTTCAGCTTTATAAGCATCTTTTCTAATATATTGCTTTATTTTGTGTTGACATTTCATTCTAGGAATTATTTTATAACAAAATCAAAAAATAACCATGAAAAGTAATGAAAAAAAGAGCAGTTTAATAAATAAATATCAAGTTTAAAACTGTTTTAACATCATAAAATTTGATTTAAAAATATATCTATTTTAGCATACCAGCGAATGATATTCAGGAGTGCTGAATATCAAAATTAACAGCTACAAATTAATTACATCTGGGAGAAAAACTTTCCGCACTAAGTTTATTTAATTATCTAAAAAAAACTATAAATGCCAGTTAAGAGTTGAGAATATGTATTTAGAAAAAGAACATGTACTTAAAAAGGCATGCAGAAAATCTTCCGAAAACATGTACAAGCAAGCCCTTTGTTGAACGGACTTTAGATGCCGTTTGAATACCACTAGATTCAATTAGCCAGTTGAATAGGATTTCAATTGATTGTCTAATTGAACTAACAGATTTTGAATATACTTTTTCATCGTATGAGAGAGTTTTTTTACTTCTTGAAAGTTTAATTGGAGTATGCAAGTTAGAATTTTTTTTAGCCAATTTTTGTTTAGTAAATTGATCGCAGTACGCTCGATCAGCAAATAGTTCTGAGTGATTTAAATTTAAAAGATCATTCTTAACCGCTGTTAAATCATGTGTTGCAGCACGTGTTATTTTCATTGATACCGGGGAAGCAAGGCGTTTATTTTTAAATAAAGCAGTAAGATGAAGTTTCAATCCAAAATAAAAAAGATTTTTGGAAGAGCAGAAACCAATTGAAGAAATTTCTTTTGCTGTATTACATTTGTGAGCTCTAAAACCCTTTGCCAAGATAATTGGTAAAGAGTCAATTAGAACGAAAGGTTTAGAAGTATTTGAATTTAATTTGAACTTTTTATTCTGTAAAAGGAATTTAGAAAGTTCAGGAAAAAGATGATTCAGATTGTTAAGTCTAAATAAAAATCCTTCATAAGAAGGTAAATTTGGAAACCATTCACTAAGGAAATTTTTTGTAAATTTAAAAATTGATTTTATATTTTTAAGTTCATTCAAAATTCCAAAGATGTAAATTGTGATGGTTTCTTCATCAGTAAACGAAGGATTTGAATTAGGACTTATTTTTAAAAAAATGTAGGGAGAAAGTTGAGAAAAAAATTTGCAGGAAGTAAGGTAAACGGTAATGAGTTGGTTCTGCCAATCCATTGGTAGCTCCTTTGTTACTTTGTTTTAAGCAACAATTAACTAACAAATTGGAGCTATTTCTTCAATCTTCACAATATTTTTCTCAACTCTTAACTGGCATTATAAATATTAAATTTTTAAATTGGTACTGATAAAATGAACGCGAAAAAAATAATCAAATATATCTCAATTATGATTACTCCAAGTATTATTCTCATTAATGCATTTGCTTCAGAAGTAAATGCAAATTATGACTTACCTCTTGAAAAAAAAGAAATAACTGTTGGCAAAAGCAAATATTCAGATTCTTTGATCAAAAGAAACTGTTATAAATACTCAGATTATATAGTTGTAGAAGAAGTTGATGGTGGACAAAAAGGCGGTGCACTAATTCGTTTAGAACCAACCAAAAACAATGTAAATATTTTAAAAGTATGTAAGAATAAAATTTCAGATTTTAAAATTAAAATGGTGGCTGATGGGTATTATGGTGGTAAAATAAATCAATTTATCATTAATGATGGCGATGATGGTTTTGGATCTGAATTTCTATTTCAAATATTCGCTATTAAAAATAATAAATTAACTAAAGTATTCCAAGATTTAAGACATGACAATCAAAGTTATGAATATATAAAAACTTCACAAAATAAATTAGGAGTACGTTACTGGAAAAGTTTAAAAGTTGAAAATGACTGCCTTGTAAAAGATACCACTT of Pigmentibacter sp. JX0631 contains these proteins:
- the prmC gene encoding peptide chain release factor N(5)-glutamine methyltransferase, with translation MKQNVEQNKKETVWTIREILNWTTKRFANSGIETPLLDAQLLLSHVLNLPKVQLYIQIDKPLNEVERKNYRDLVTKRLQGEPVAYLLQKKYWHELELFVDERVLIPRPETETLLDIVLQYLKLKNISPTVIFDFCTGSGCLAIALAKKYPNAKVIGVDISADALNVAKINAEKNNVQNTIFLQLDLNLEESFIKLKNEYGAAEVIVSNPPYVTFDEWENLDISVKNYEPKLALVSEDMGLKIGKNITNYTGKYNLLYSAEYIFAMELAHGQPEKVFEQKIQIYPNNHSIWNLPKEQYFSLGDLEDKNRFLVSLNYN
- the prfA gene encoding peptide chain release factor 1 produces the protein MIQQLAKIERRFLELESLLARPEVISNNSEFRKLSKERADLEETVRMYREFKKIEEETVSTEELIAESTGEMRDMAFEELKTLKVRYSELEKELSIHLLPKDPNDGKNIFLEIRAGAGGDEASLFAGQLFRAYARYAERRKWKMEVMSLNENELGGTKEVIALIEGEGVYSVLKYESGVHRVQRVPQTEAQGRVHTSTITVAVLPEADDVEISINENDLRIDTYRAGGAGGQHVNRTDSAVRITHIPSGIVVACQDERSQIKNRAKAMKILQAKLFEAAEIEKEKAFSEERKSQVGRGDRSERIRTYNFPQSRVTDHRINYTIHSIDAFMEGDIQDMLSMLRQYYQAEALKLQAEGK
- the rpmE gene encoding 50S ribosomal protein L31, whose product is MRENIHPKFGPCEVHCACGNTFETRGTKNVLKVETCSVCHPFWTGNHKVLDTAGRIERFNRKYAAAKANQTNK
- a CDS encoding DUF2807 domain-containing protein, coding for MNSHYQNRVLGYFSSIAIANDFDVEIFVGKPQGLEIRSKEGLFAKVLTEVNSFGKLYIRMEEGFIPNHRPHIIIHTHVLNSLYIRNTVSASVLDIKGQHFSFEGTDTSQSNLIGHVENFKINMFGSAKLNAIELEAKNISVSCNHTSQIRLFAHNTIAGSAYGRSYLHYKGNPELAIFNAGQSFISAL
- a CDS encoding IS982 family transposase; protein product: MDWQNQLITVYLTSCKFFSQLSPYIFLKISPNSNPSFTDEETITIYIFGILNELKNIKSIFKFTKNFLSEWFPNLPSYEGFLFRLNNLNHLFPELSKFLLQNKKFKLNSNTSKPFVLIDSLPIILAKGFRAHKCNTAKEISSIGFCSSKNLFYFGLKLHLTALFKNKRLASPVSMKITRAATHDLTAVKNDLLNLNHSELFADRAYCDQFTKQKLAKKNSNLHTPIKLSRSKKTLSYDEKVYSKSVSSIRQSIEILFNWLIESSGIQTASKVRSTKGLLVHVFGRFSACLFKYMFFF